Proteins from a single region of Helicoverpa armigera isolate CAAS_96S chromosome 21, ASM3070526v1, whole genome shotgun sequence:
- the LOC110376045 gene encoding protein Skeletor, isoforms B/C isoform X4, with product MTPAAAIALLLLVGGACAQVRYFGLELGALAPLQHGVRGRVFAVDARTLYLKDFHYDGEGPAAYFYVGTSAQPGSGAGAVRLRDERGGAGPLRRYTGESVTLSLPDGNTLKDYRWFAVYCDEYSVNFGDVSLPRGAEYPRPAKVGALRGVHGVASDAVVVVDAQTLLVPNFSYDGEAPDAKFWVGRGDRPSPQGIRIPDENGKEAPLRKYDNKTIVLTLPGELTVFDIGHFAVWCEAFTVNFGHIVLPRAALASVPPSLKMLGVSPQSRNSALAGSSAAPPRTPAPPRRPLARLDATTYRPHLRPGAAPLAALPAAPAARPPLHRRADSSPSRNNSSPYTPPRSSSTGKTALSTTRTISNNNANTVRCRSPACRISSSCASNSMSTSNCCDNNNCFSSGNSTLSSSRSC from the exons GCGGCGCATGCGCGCAGGTGCGGTACTTTGGGCTGGAGCTGGGCGCGCTGGCGCCGCTGCAGCACGGCGTGCGCGGCCGCGTGTTCGCCGTGGACGCGCGCACGCTCTACCTCAAGGACTTCCACTACGACGGCGAGGGACCAG CGGCGTACTTTTACGTGGGCACGTCGGCGCAGCCGggcagcggcgcgggcgcggtgcGGCTGCGCGAcgagcgcggcggcgcgggcccGCTGCGGCGCTACACCGGCGAGAGCGTCACGCTGTCGCTGCCCGACGGCAACACGCTCAAAGACTACCGCTGGTTCGCCGTCTACTGCGACGAGTATTCC GTGAACTTCGGTGACGTCTCGCTCCCGCGCGGCGCGGAGTACCCGCGGCCGGCGAAGGTGGGCGCGCTGCGCGGCGTGCACGGCGTGGCGTCCGACGCCGTGGTCGTGGTGGACGCGCAGACGCTGCTCGTGCCCAACTTCTCCTACGACGGCGAGGCGCCCG ACGCGAAGTTCTGGGTGGGGCGCGGCGACAGACCCTCGCCGCAGGGCATCCGCATCCCCGACGAGAACGGCAAGGAGGCGCCGCTGCGCAAGTACGACAACAAGACCATCGTGCTCACGCTGCCCGGG GAGCTGACGGTGTTCGACATCGGGCACTTCGCGGTGTGGTGCGAGGCGTTCACGGTGAACTTCGGGCACATCGTGCTGCCGCGCGCCGCGCTGGCCAGCGTGCCGCCCAGCCTCAAGATGCTCGGCGTGTCGCCGCAG AGCCGCAACAGCGCGCTCGCGGGCAGCAGCGCGGCGCCCCCCCGCACCCCGGCGCCCCCCCGCCGGCCCCTCGCGCGCCTCGACGCCACCACCTACCGCCCGCACCTGCGCCCcggcgccgcgccgctcgccgcgctacccgccgcgcccgccgcgcgccCGCCGCTGCACCGCCGCGCCGACTCCTCCCCGTCCCGCAACAACTCGTCTCCATACACGCCTCCAAGGAGCTCCTCTACCGGGAAGACGGCACTCTCGACCACCCGGACTATCAGCAACAACAACGCGAATACAGTGCGCTGCAGGAGCCCGGCCTGCCGCATCAGCAGCAGCTGCGCCAGCAACAGCATGAGTACCAGCAACTGTTGCGACAACAACAACTGCTTCAGCAGCGGCAACAGCACATTGAGCAGCAGCAGAAGCTGTTGA